In Carya illinoinensis cultivar Pawnee chromosome 9, C.illinoinensisPawnee_v1, whole genome shotgun sequence, the following are encoded in one genomic region:
- the LOC122276643 gene encoding uncharacterized protein LOC122276643 isoform X2 — protein sequence MFQYLESFYVPFMGPYMHLAAVILQLSHVDHFVLIMIREAILMGRTYFIQDPPVFQRFMLITFYLLTLLFLKAATDRMYTGGSPILANRWLSTSILTSELGEGAFPSNLLSKKPVAMAERTIGLYQDLVIPVTNFLNEDKGFMV from the exons ATG TTTCAGTATCTAGAAAGCTTTTACGTTCCTTTTATGGGTCCCTATATGCACTTGGCCGCTGTGATTCTTCAACTATCACATGTCGATCATTTTGTACTTATCATG ATTCGTGAGGCTATCCTCATGGGCAGAACATATTTTATTCAGGATCCTCCTGTCTTTCAGAGGTTCATGCTTATTACATTTTATTTGCTCACCCTGTTGTTTTTAAAAGCTGCTACTGATAGAATGTACACG GGTGGATCACCTATCCTTGCGAATAGATGGCTTTCAACTTCCATTCTGACTTCTGAATTGGGTGAAGGAGCATTTCCCTCTAATTTATTGTCTAAGAAGCCTGTGGCAATGGCAGAGCGTACTATAG GACTTTATCAGGACCTGGTCATTCCagtaacaaattttcttaatgaAGATAAGGGCTTCATGGTTTAG
- the LOC122276643 gene encoding uncharacterized protein LOC122276643 isoform X1 → MLELTLGQSLLICWSIWQFQYLESFYVPFMGPYMHLAAVILQLSHVDHFVLIMIREAILMGRTYFIQDPPVFQRFMLITFYLLTLLFLKAATDRMYTGGSPILANRWLSTSILTSELGEGAFPSNLLSKKPVAMAERTIGLYQDLVIPVTNFLNEDKGFMV, encoded by the exons ATG cTGGAATTAACGTTGGGGCAGTCTTTACTAATTTGTTGGAGTATATGGCAGTTTCAGTATCTAGAAAGCTTTTACGTTCCTTTTATGGGTCCCTATATGCACTTGGCCGCTGTGATTCTTCAACTATCACATGTCGATCATTTTGTACTTATCATG ATTCGTGAGGCTATCCTCATGGGCAGAACATATTTTATTCAGGATCCTCCTGTCTTTCAGAGGTTCATGCTTATTACATTTTATTTGCTCACCCTGTTGTTTTTAAAAGCTGCTACTGATAGAATGTACACG GGTGGATCACCTATCCTTGCGAATAGATGGCTTTCAACTTCCATTCTGACTTCTGAATTGGGTGAAGGAGCATTTCCCTCTAATTTATTGTCTAAGAAGCCTGTGGCAATGGCAGAGCGTACTATAG GACTTTATCAGGACCTGGTCATTCCagtaacaaattttcttaatgaAGATAAGGGCTTCATGGTTTAG